The following are from one region of the Actinoplanes sp. L3-i22 genome:
- a CDS encoding fumarylacetoacetate hydrolase family protein has protein sequence MRFGTLSGRLVLVDGDRALDVEKHSGGRFAADVNTTLAHFGEFSAWAAGADFAAAEPFTEAELGAPSPHPRQVFAVALNYRPHAAEAGFSAPDEPLLFTKFPSCVTGPITEVTLPPGKPDWEIEVVAVIGTGGHRIPRERAWDAVAGLTVGQDLSERAVQLQGKPAQFSLGKSFPGFGPTGPVAVTSDEFPDRDDLGFECYLGDERVQYGRTSEMIFAVDDLVARISAVCPLLPGDLIFTGTPAGVGNRREPPRYLQAGELLVSRVDGIGEIRQRFV, from the coding sequence ATGCGGTTCGGGACGCTTTCCGGGCGGCTGGTCCTGGTCGACGGCGACCGCGCGCTCGATGTCGAGAAGCACAGCGGCGGCCGGTTCGCCGCGGACGTGAACACCACCCTCGCCCACTTCGGGGAGTTCTCCGCGTGGGCGGCGGGCGCGGACTTCGCCGCGGCCGAGCCGTTCACCGAGGCCGAGCTGGGCGCGCCGTCGCCGCATCCCCGGCAGGTGTTCGCGGTGGCGCTCAACTACCGCCCGCACGCCGCCGAGGCCGGCTTCTCGGCGCCGGACGAGCCGCTGCTGTTCACCAAGTTCCCGTCCTGCGTGACCGGGCCGATCACCGAGGTGACGCTGCCGCCCGGCAAGCCGGACTGGGAGATCGAGGTGGTCGCGGTGATCGGGACCGGGGGCCACCGGATCCCGCGCGAGCGGGCCTGGGACGCGGTCGCCGGGCTGACCGTGGGCCAGGACCTGTCCGAGCGGGCCGTGCAGCTGCAGGGCAAGCCGGCGCAGTTCTCGCTGGGCAAGTCGTTCCCCGGGTTCGGGCCGACCGGGCCGGTCGCGGTCACCTCGGACGAGTTCCCGGACCGGGACGACCTCGGGTTCGAGTGCTACCTCGGGGACGAACGGGTCCAGTACGGGCGGACCAGCGAGATGATCTTCGCGGTGGACGACCTGGTCGCGCGGATCTCGGCGGTGTGCCCGCTGCTGCCCGGGGACCTGATCTTCACCGGGACGCCGGCCGGGGTGGGGAACCGGAGGGAGCCGCCGCGTTACCTGCAGGCCGGGGAACTGCTCGTGAGCCGGGTGGACGGGATCGGGGAGATCCGCCAGCGGTTCGTGTGA